The Platichthys flesus chromosome 23, fPlaFle2.1, whole genome shotgun sequence DNA segment TTGAGGTGGATGTTCAACAACAGCAGAGATCACGTCAGGTTTCCTAAGAAGAGAAATGTGAGGCTGTAGTGACACAGACTCAAACACTGGTCAGATGCTTGTTAATCATGGTTTGATGGCCGTGGTcgtctcaaactggtttcatgaGCACCACTGTGAGTTCAGTGATCTCCACAGTCACCAGACGTGAATCCAATAGAACATCATTGGGATGTGGTAGAACAGGAGATTGTAGTGAATGATCAGCTGAAAAATCTGTAGAGATGATGTGATGTAGTCAAGTCAACATGGAGCAGATCTCAGAGGAAAGTTTCATACATGCTACAAAGAACAGAGGCTGTTcatggagcagagagaggcctTATTTACTGTTAGAATTATTAACAACTCTTGATGCTgattatattaattatatttaatatacgTTAAGAAAGTTACTCCAAAAGATAGTTTCTTGGCGATccagggtgaaaacaaaacctccttaaTTACAATACACAATCTTTTTTGTTATACAATACGTTAACAGATGTTTCTCCATCACCACCCACAGTCCTGtctttggttgtttttctccatcatCATGTGATCAGTTGCTTTAAATGCGTGAGTTTCTGTTTGCTCCCTGTTGTTCACGTCATTTCCACCTAATGGCCAGAAAGTAAATAGATTTCCACCCACTTTTCCCTGATGATGCTCTGCACTGTGTTGACAGCCACGTCCTGGTGTTTAAGCTGGGCGGCACGTCATTGACCGTGACGGTGATGCAGGTCAACGGAGGAATGTTCCAGGTTCTCAGCACCCACACAGACCACAGCATCGGAGGAGAGAGCTTCACCGAAGCTTTGGCCCAGCACTTGGCTGCCGAGTTCAAACGGTAGATATTCTGTTCCACACGACAGTTGTTGGGGCCAAAAGCTTCACAGTGAACGGATCAATTTGTTTATCATAATATTACACCCACATGTTTTAGTGCCCCTctagaggaaacacaaacacaaggcgCTCTTTTGgttacaggcttttatttccTTCTAATAAGCTGACAGAACTAAAGAACATCATAAAATTAGATACAGATCATtatcataagctgctttcagtccTTTTCCGGACAATCTCTGGAGGGACTGAATGTGAGCCTCCAGAGATTCTCTGGCCAGTCTCCCAGTAGAGACACCTCATGTACCCTGACTCCCACCCCATTCTgttccctcccacacacaccagcacctAAACCACATCTTAAATACCCTCAGCTATTCTTacattctttgtgtgtgttgcgcAGCACCTATAAGCACGATGTGAGCACCAACGCCCGGGCcatgatgaagctgatgaatggAGCCGACATGGCCAAACACTCTCTGTCCTCGCTTGAATCCGCCAACTGCTTCGTCGACTCCTTGCACGACGGCATTGACTTTGATTGCAACATCTCGAGGTAAGATGTTAAACCGACCTGGTAAATGATTGGAAACATTCCACATATGTACAGGTGAGGCAGTTGGATGGCGTTGAAACAGTTTTCCGAAACTCAGTATTAAAATATCTCAAACTCATGGTTCCATGGCAGGGGTGAGGGCGGAAAGATCGCAAGTAGTCGATTGCAAACGTTTTATTACAACGTTTTATTTGCAGCTATGATAAACAAGCAACTAAGAAACGTTCCATGTTTAATGTGAATTAAACATAGAACGTTAACATTTACTAACATTTCAGTgctcaaaggtcacagtgaccttatatgAATCTGGGGAAGAAATATGAAAGAATCTGTACACCggaactgcactggttggcagaggcaAACAACCGGTAATTCTAGTTCATCTGTATGTTTGGGTTTATTGGAATAAGACCGAGAATCAGTGTGAATAAGTAGTTGATACCAGCGTGATGACGTCAATATCATGTTTCTTCAGAGCTCGATTTGAGCTGCTCTGCTCATCACTCTTCAACAAGAGtgtccagccaatcagaagtcTGCTCGAGAAGGCAGGACTCTCCACCAGCAACATCAACCAGGTAAAGTCTTTGTGAAAGATGTGTTTGGACCGATCCATCTGGGAACACACAGTTTGTTCACCCTTTTAAAGTTCTAGTTTTATTGCACGCAACATGCAAGATGCTTATGTGACGGGTGTGTCTTCAGGTGGTTCTTTGCGGCGGCTCGGCCAGGATCCCCCGCCTCCAGCAGATGATCCGCGACATGTTTTCTGACGTGGAGCTTCTGTGCTCGGCGCCTCCTGATGAGGTCATTGCGGTGGGAGCAGCGCTGCAAGCAGGCTTACTGGTCGGCAGAGAGAGACTTGCCCCCGAGGAAGAGTCCGTCACAGTGGACGTATCTGCCACAGACATACTTGTGAAGGTAAAACCATagttgaatttttcagcagtgAGAATATAAATCGTTTTATCTTTGAATTTTGTTTGAATGTACAGAGCATATCCCCTCTAAGTATTGGATCgctaaaataacattttaaaatagaagTTACCGATATGTGTAGTGGAGTAAAATTTTAAAGTACCTTCAAATTAATTTACTTAAATAAAGTACAAATTCATTTAAGATATACTTAATAACATTAACTAAGTTCATGTACTCTGTTACGTCCCACCACTGGTTTCTGCAGGAAGTGGATGAATCCGGAACGGAGCAGTTCACTGTTCTTCTTCCATCCGGCACGCCGCTCCCCGCCCGCAGACATCACATCCTGAGCGCAGGTGGGAagctgtcctccctctgtctggaGATCTACCAGAGATTGGTCACGGAGCAGCCTGAAAAACTAGCTAAGGTACTGTAAAGCACCAACATTGGGTCAAATGTGGAACCTCTACACATGTCCTGATTCCACTGCTGGGAGGCAGATCCTAGAATTTGTCGACCTCCCTGTGAACTTGAATGATGTATCTCAATTTCGAATGTTTTAAAGGTGAAAACCAGACGACCAAGGCAGAGCAAACGTCTTATCCCAGACTTCTGTACCATTTTACATTTACTactattttggtttcatttttgaGTCTGTTGTCATCAACATGTCCACTTGCTCCCAGTAAATTATGCAGAGAACTTGACTTTTCACCAACCTGCTCCATATGTTTGGTGACCTTCCAGCTATAAGTTATTATAAGGTTATGAGGTGTTGCACACAGACAACggtgaaaataataatcatgttgCGTAGCTATACTGGCACACAGTGTAAGAATATGAAAACGGAGTTGATGATCaataatttaaatgaatcattgtgtgtatttgtacagatTATCTTGAGAGACCTGCAGCCCACAGAGGAGAACCACGACATCGACACCGTGGTGACCATGAAAAGGTATCCACCCTTCCATGATCAGTGCACGGGTCAATTAACGGGATCGCTTGTACATCATTAGTGTGTCAGTGGGAGCCCACCGACTGTGATTGTTGAGTTCAGAGTCCTTATGGCTGTGGATCAAAAACAGGGTGATTTTGGTGGATAAGGATGGAAGTTTCTTTAGAATGATATAACTCGCTGAGCGATTTTCCTGTGGGGATCGTCAATTTTTTCTGATACAGGTTCTTTCTGTATGTTGCAGGGACGGCTCCCTCCATGTTTCCTGTGTAGAGCAGAGCACTGGACGCACCGAGGCCGTCTCCATCGCGGCTTCCTCTTGAAGCCACTGAACTGCAGCCCAAGCGCACACATTATTTCAGTGTCGCTGCGacgtgtttcttttttattttcactcaataaacatgatttaaaagcCCAATGATCCACTGTGATTTCTTAACTTCTGGATTATGTTTTAATCATAAGAATACATTATCGGgagtatgattttttttttttacagaagtaCATTACCAAGCTGTATTTCCCTACTGATTTATAAATTTGTGGTGGTTATGAACGCTTTTAGTAACTGACAGAAAGCAGCCaaatttcagaataaaaaaaggaactCATTCAGAGGAAGGATGAAAGGATCTATGGTGAATGTGCCTTAGGAGATTACTGACAGAGAAAAGTTAGGAGACATCCAAGTCTACCCTTAGCCGCTTCTCTCTAtctacataaatacattttcttggCACTGTGGATTGTCTGTGCATTCCTGTGTAATTACTCTCACAGCTAGAAGAGGGAGACAAAAGTTCCACATGCATAACTTTAGGCCTCAGTGTGTCTACAAAGAAACGTATGTGTTTTATCAGTCtcgaagcagcagcagtgtctgTATGACAGACTGTACGTAAAGATGCACTTGGcctctccacttcttcccactgTACAAAAGTGAAGCTGATACATTGTGTATAcgggtgctgccatcttgcactttgCACGTCCATTATAGCCTGAGCAGTAGTGATAGTTACTATGTGGGGGCGTGACATCAAGGTCCCTACAGATGCTCAACCAATTGCGAGTCAATTCAACCATGACACTACACCTCGtttttatggcatcaaataacatttaaaaccaaTCCTATCAGTTGCATGAAAACCTGAGCATAcctcagtgtgatgagaactaccTATCACAACAGCAATTTACTTAATTTGGAATGTACCTTTCAATTTTTTTGctccatctgctaacatggaggacgtgggatttttttttaattgtactGCATAAtaatcaagatgttttggcttcactccAAGCTGcaacgtcgtccatctttaattacAGTCTGTCATATATGGACCCTTCTATTCTAAGTATCTCCTTTTTTGTAGAAATGACAAAATACAttacatctgtgtttttgaaatgATTTATATGATTTGACTGTATTTACACATGATATGAGGTCAACAGGAATATATAACCACATGTATTACACTTATTCCATCCATAGTTTGGTCACACTCTATGTGCTCTCAGGCATGAAGCCGTGGGTGGGGGTAGAGTCTTTGGGTTCCAGTCACACTTCATGACAGGAGTGAACATACAGTGTGTATCACTTATTATCCCATACAACACAACCAAAGCTAAAGCTTTTTGTGCGCTTTCTGACTAAGGCATTTCCATCCCAACGCGTTGATGAGTCTGGAAGTCGAGCGTGGTCGTTAGTATTTCTGGCCGTCAGCATCCGTGCTCCGGAACAATGCGACACTTCAGGATCTTCAAGTAGTTCTGGACCTTGTTCGAGTCTCGGCGGAAGCAGTACAGGAGGTCGTAGTCTTTCATCAGGCGCCACTCAGCGCTGTCAGCCGGCAGCAGCGCCTCGGGAGAAGCCTGGCTGCTGACAGAGTCGCTCATCATGCCCAGCATCTGCATCTGGAGCGGAGAGGATTCACACATCAGCTTTCAAGAGGAAGCGTCTGTCATGGCTCTAATTTCTGAGTAAGTGAACCTCATCTTATCGACCACTCAGGACATTTTAAAGCGCGGTTATTTTGTCAAACCATTCAGCCATCATTGGGTTCAGAATCTGTGAAATGGGAGcagctgggaatcgaaccactgacactcaggtcaaaggtcgaccCCCTATTGGTCTGATGTTTGCTCGACTCATTGATTTTAATGGAAtggattaaataataataagcaaaagcaaatattaaaacaaaatcatctTTTTGAGATGTCTTGTTTTCAATcttgattgtgtttattcattcattgtgtCCATCTATTATTAAGTAAAActcaaaaaaacaaagtcaaatgaaTGCATTGGTTGGTTGGACGTTGTGTGTGCGTAGTTTTGCACAAAGGTAGGAGGAAAGCtaaagagacagacaaacagagtgGTGTCCTCCTTCGTCTGTACAGGGCCGCTGGATGTCTGAACAAAAGGTCATCTGAGGGTGACCAGAGCAGCGCCAGCCTCCTCTGTATGACGTCTGTGGTTCTTTGTCATTAACAACGATTACGCAAACTGACAAGCCACGTGACACAccagctctgcacacacacactcacacacacacacactgacgttTCCCTCTGACGTAAGACATGCGTTACCTTCTCGGCCACCTTCTCTACACCTCTGCGCAGCTCGTGCACCATGTCGCTCATCTCCAGGGCTTTGTTGGAGCTGAAGTTGGTGAAGTCGCGGTGGTGAGCCATGCTCTGGTGGAAATGCCACAGGGGATCTCTCCACGCCACCAGGAGCTTCCGGATCACCtctgtcagctcctctctctgcggGGACAGGAGCACAGGTCACGGGATGTGGAAAGAACACATGTAGACATTGGGAGCTTGAAAATATAAGCAACACACATCGTGAAATGAAAGGGAAATGCAGAGAAAGTGAGAACGCCACATTCTAATTTTAAAAACGAGGAGGGAGAGGTTAATTTACCGCCATTCTCTGAGCGTTCTCCTTGCCGTTTGGCGTGAGGATGGTCGAAGTGTGACAGTGGCGACTGACCCGGCCGATCTGATTCTTGCTGGGCAGGAAATATTGCTCCTGAGAGGAAAAAGATGAACGCAAGAATGAAATGTCAGAGGTCGGCGGTCCTCTAAATGTCGAGTACGGAGGTTATTAATG contains these protein-coding regions:
- the hspa14 gene encoding heat shock 70 kDa protein 14 is translated as MAAIGVHFGYTCACVAIFKDGRADVVANDAGDRVTPAVVGYRATEQIVGIAAKQGRVRNAANTVVKVKQVLGRSFDDPETQTHKTETKCQVVNKKDKPYYEITAGDQPVYAAPEDVAKLILHKMKETAQSALGTDVNEAVITVPFEFAHAQKRALREAAEAAGFHVLRLIHEPAAALLAYNIGQENHSGKSHVLVFKLGGTSLTVTVMQVNGGMFQVLSTHTDHSIGGESFTEALAQHLAAEFKRTYKHDVSTNARAMMKLMNGADMAKHSLSSLESANCFVDSLHDGIDFDCNISRARFELLCSSLFNKSVQPIRSLLEKAGLSTSNINQVVLCGGSARIPRLQQMIRDMFSDVELLCSAPPDEVIAVGAALQAGLLVGRERLAPEEESVTVDVSATDILVKEVDESGTEQFTVLLPSGTPLPARRHHILSAGGKLSSLCLEIYQRLVTEQPEKLAKIILRDLQPTEENHDIDTVVTMKRDGSLHVSCVEQSTGRTEAVSIAASS
- the LOC133949156 gene encoding prolactin-like yields the protein MVSQGPSHEAAGVFDERSLRSIGSDTKVPLRPAGCLETSDQLLLLSLPVSVVWVLLLCLVLCRTLTSTDAAPLCTNAQAGCHALPLANLFDRVIQHSARMHGISNDLHSEFEQYFLPSKNQIGRVSRHCHTSTILTPNGKENAQRMAREELTEVIRKLLVAWRDPLWHFHQSMAHHRDFTNFSSNKALEMSDMVHELRRGVEKVAEKMQMLGMMSDSVSSQASPEALLPADSAEWRLMKDYDLLYCFRRDSNKVQNYLKILKCRIVPEHGC